From the genome of Biomphalaria glabrata chromosome 1, xgBioGlab47.1, whole genome shotgun sequence, one region includes:
- the LOC129925189 gene encoding serine-rich adhesin for platelets-like → MTHHGISGIISVIVSVIVSVIVSVIVSVIVSVIVYVIVSVIVSVTVSVIVSVIISVIVYVIISVIISVIVICFSICDSICDSICDSVCDSVCNSICDNICDNICDSICDSVCDCVCDSMCHSICDSVCDSICDSKFDSVCDSICDSICDSISDSISDRSVIVICDSICDSVSDSVSDSVSDGICDSICDRISDSICDSISDSIRDSIRDSISDSISDRSVIVDCDSVCDNICDNICDINCDNICDSVCDSICDSNCDVVCDSICFGIWDGICDSICDSICDSICDNICDNICDSICDSVCEYVIVSVIVYVIVSVIVSVIVSVIVSVIVSVIVYVIVSVIVSVIVSVIVSVIVSVIVSVTVSVIVSVIVSVIVSEIASVIVSVIVSVIVSVIVSVIVSVIVSEIASVIVSVIVSVIVSVIVSVIVSVIVSVIVSVIVSVIISVIVVCDSVCDSICNSFCDSVCDSICDSVCDSVCDSVCDSICDSVCYSVCDSVCDSICNSNCDNVCDSICFGIWDGNCDGICDSICDSVCDSVCDSVCDSICDSVCDSVCDSVCYSICDSVCDSFRIVSVIVSVIVSVIVSVIVSVIVSVIVSVIVSVIVSVIASVIVSVIASVIVSVIVSVIVSVIVSVIASVIVSVIVSVIVSVIISVIVSVIVVCDSVCDSVCDSVCDSICDSVCDSIIDSICDSVCDSVCDSVCDSVCDSICDIVCDSICDSVCDSVCDSVCDSICDSVCDSFRIVSVIVSVIVSLIVSVIVSVIVSVIASVIVSVIASVIVSVIVSVIVSVIVSVIVSVIVSVIVSVIASVIVSVIVSVIVSVIVSVIVSVIVSVMVSVIVSVIVSVIVSVIVSVIVSVIVSVIASVIVSVIASVIASVIVSVIASVIVICDSICDSVSDSVSDRVSDGICDSICDRISDSICDSISDSIRDSISDSISDRSVIVICDSISDRYVIVYVIVSAIVPVIVYVKVSVIVSVIVSVIVYVIVSAIVSVIVYVKVSLILSVLVTVIVSVIISVIIFVILTVIISVIVSVIVSVIVTVMMSVIVSVLVSGMVSVIVSVIVSVIVSVIVSVIVSVIVSVILSVIASVIVSVIVSVIVFVIVYVIVSLIVSVIVSLIVSVIVSVIVSFTHENELKGNVALLRL, encoded by the exons ATGACTCATCATGGGA TATCTGGGATAATATCTGTGATAGTGTCTGTGATAGTATCTGTGATAGTATCTGTTATAGTGTCTGTGATAGTATCTGTGATAGTATATGTGATAGTGTCTGTGATTGTGTCTGTGACAGTATCTGTGATAGTGTCTGTGATAATATCTGTGATAGTGTATGTGATAATATCTGTGATAATATCTGTGATAGT TATCTGTTTTAGTATCTGTGATAGTATCTGCGATAGTATCTGTGATAGTGTCTGTGATAGTGTCTGTAATAGTATATGTGATAATATCTGTGATAATATCTGTGATAGTATCTGTGATAGTGTCTGTGATTGTGTCTGTGATAGCATGTGTCATAGCATTTGTGATAGTGTCTGTGATAGTATCTGTGATAGCAAGTTTGATAGTGTCTGTGATAGCATCTGTGATAGTATCTGTGATAGTATCAGTGATAGTATCAGTGATAGATCTGTGATAGT TATCTGTGATAGTATCTGCGATAGTGTCTCTGATAGTGTCTCTGATAGTGTCTCTGATGGTATCTGTGATAGTATATGTGATAGAATCAGTGATAGTATCTGTGATAGTATCAGTGATAGTATCCGTGATAGTATCCGTGATAGTATCAGTGATAGTATCAGTGATAGATCTGTGATAGT TGACTGTGATAGTGTCTGTGATAATATCTGTGATAATATTTGTGATATTAACTGTGATAATATCTGTGATAGTGTCTGTGATAGTATCTGTGATAGTAACTGTGATGTTGTCTGTGATAGTATCTGTTTTGGTATCTGGGATGGTATCTGTGATAGTATCTGTGATAGTATCTGTGATAGTATCTGTGATAATATCTGTGACAATATATGTGATAGTATCTGTGATAGTGTCTGTGAGTATGTAATAGTATCTGTGATAGTGTATGTGATAGTGTCTGTGATAGTATCTGTTATAGTTTCTGTGATAGTGTCTGTGATAGTATCTGTGATAGTGTATGTGATAGTGTCTGTGATAGTGTCTGTGATAGTATCTGTGATAGTGTCTGTGATAGTGTCTGTGATAGTGTCTGTGACAGTGTCTGTGATAGTGTCTGTGATAGTATCTGTGATAGTGTCTGAGATAGCGTCTGTGATAGTGTCTGTGATAGTGTCTGTGATAGTATCTGTGATAGTGTCTGTGATAGTATCTGTGATAGTGTCTGAGATAGCGTCTGTGATAGTGTCTGTGATAGTGTCTGTGATAGTATCTGTGATAGTGTCTGTGATAGTATCTGTGATAGTGTCTGTGATAGTGTCTGTGATAGTGTCTGTGATAATATCTGTGATAGT TGTATGTGATAGTGTCTGTGATAGTATCTGTAATAGTTTCTGTGATAGTGTCTGTGATAGTATCTGTGATAGTGTCTGTGATAGTGTCTGTGATAGTGTCTGTGATAGTATCTGTGATAGTGTCTGTTATAGTGTCTGTGATAGTGTCTGTGATAGTATCTGTAATAGTAACTGTGATAATGTCTGTGATAGTATCTGTTTTGGTATCTGGGATGGTAACTGTGATGGTATCTGTGATAGTATCTGTGATAGTGTCTGTGATAGTGTCTGTGATAGTGTCTGTGATAGCATCTGTGATAGTGTCTGTGATAGTGTCTGTGATAGTGTCTGTTATAGTATCTGTGATAGTGTCTGTGATAGTTTTAGGATAGTGTCTGTGATAGTGTCTGTGATAGTGTCTGTGATAGTGTCTGTGATAGTGTCTGTGATAGTATCTGTGATAGTCTCTGTGATAGTATCTGTGATAGTGTCTGTGATAGCATCTGTGATAGTGTCTGTGATAGCATCTGTGATAGTGTCTGTGATAGTGTCTGTGATAGTGTCTGTGATAGTGTCTGTGATAGCGTCTGTGATAGTGTCTGTGATAGTATCTGTGATAGTGTCTGTGATAATATCTGTGATAGTGTCTGTGATAGT TGTCTGTGATAGTGTCTGTGATAGTGTCTGTGATAGCGTCTGTGATAGCATCTGTGATAGTGTCTGTGATAGCATTATTGATAGTATCTGTGATAGTGTCTGTGATAGTGTCTGTGATAGTGTCTGTGATAGTGTCTGTGATAGTATCTGTGATATTGTCTGTGATAGCATCTGTGATAGTGTCTGTGATAGTGTCTGTGATAGTGTTTGTGATAGTATATGTGATAGTGTCTGTGATAGTTTTAGGATAGTGTCTGTGATAGTATCTGTGATAGTGTCTCTGATAGTGTCTGTGATAGTATCTGTGATAGTGTCTGTGATAGCATCTGTGATAGTGTCTGTGATAGCATCTGTGATAGTGTCTGTGATAGTGTCTGTGATAGTGTCTGTGATAGTGTCTGTGATAGTGTCTGTGATAGTATCTGTGATAGTGTCTGTGATAGCGTCTGTGATAGTGTCTGTGATAGTATCTGTGATAGTGTCTGTGATAGTATCTGTGATAGTGTCTGTGATAGTATCTGTGATGGTGTCTGTGATAGTGTCTGTGATAGTGTCTGTGATAGTATCTGTGATAGTGTCTGTGATAGTGTCTGTGATAGTGTCTGTGATAGCATCTGTGATAGTGTCTGTGATAGCATCTGTGATAGCATCTGTGATAGTGTCTGTGATAGCATCTGTGATAGT TATCTGTGATAGTATCTGCGATAGTGTCTCTGATAGTGTCTCTGATAGAGTCTCTGATGGTATCTGTGATAGTATATGTGATAGAATCAGTGATAGTATCTGTGATAGTATCAGTGATAGTATCCGTGATAGTATCAGTGATAGTATCAGTGATAGATCTGTGATAGT TATCTGTGATAGTATCAGTGATAGATATGTGATTGTATATGTCATAGTGTCTGCGATAGTACCAGTGATAGTGTATGTGAAAGTGTCTGTGATAGTATCTGTTATAGTATCTGTTATAGTGTATGTGATAGTATCTGCGATAGTATCTGTGATAGTATATGTGAAAGTGTCTTTGATTTTGTCTGTGTTAGTGACTGTGATAGTGTCTGTGATAATATCTGTGATAATATTTGTGATATTAACTGTGATAATATCTGTGATAGTGTCTGTGATAGTATCTGTGATAGTAACTGTGATGATGTCTGTGATAGTATCTGTTTTGGTATCTGGGATGGTATCTGTGATAGTGTCTGTGATAGTGTCTGTGATAGTGTCTGTGATAGTGTCTGTGATAGTGTCTGTGATAGTATCTGTGATATTGTCTGTGATAGCATCTGTGATAGTGTCTGTGATAGTGTCTGTGATAGTGTTTGTGATAGTATATGTGATAGTATCTTTGATAGTGTCTGTGATAGTATCTTTGATAGTGTCTGTGATAGTGTCTGTGATAGTGTCTTTTACCCATGAAAATGAACTAAAAGGAAACGTTGCTTTACTGAGACTTTGA